The Cytophagia bacterium CHB2 genome includes the window TCGGCCGCGGCGCTGAGGGTGAGCGCATCACCGTCAGGATCGCTAAAAACCGCGCTGAGCTTGTTGAACAAAACGTTCGCGCTGCTGTTTTCATTCACTGCAACTTCGGGAATGCTTGTGACCACCACCGGCTGCCGGTTCAAACGCGCAATCGTCACATAGACCCGCGCCGAGCTGATACCGCCGCGGCCGTCGTCAACCGTGTATCCGAAGGCATCCTCGCCATAAAAATTTTCTTGCGGAATATAGGTGACGCTGCTGTCGCCGGCGATTTCCACTTTGCCGATGGTATTGGTAAGATCGAGCGCGGTTACCTGCAGCGCGTCCTCGTTGTCGTCAAGATCATTTTGCAGAACCACGATCGTGACCGGATGATTCATGCGCGTGGCGACTGAGTCGTTCTGCGCCAGCGGCGCGCGATTGGCCGCTGCAACTGTAACGACATCCACACCGGTTGCTTTATAGCGCACTTGAAATTCTACGTTTTTCGGCAGCTTGCTGATAATCTGGCGGAATTGTCCTGTCGCCGCGCCAAACTCCATCACGCGGAAGCTGTCGCCCACGCTGGGCGTGAAACCATTCATCAACTCCAATTCCAAATCGCCGTCCAATGTTGCGTCGCCGCTGACGACCAGCCGCGAGTATTGCGTGCCCGCCTGCAAACCGCCGATCGTGATCGTCAACTTGCCCGCGGGCAGTTGCCGGTACGGGCCGGCAATGCGCATGATGCCGAACAAAGCGCCGGGCCGCACAATGCCTTCATTGGTGAACGACATAGTGGGCGTGTTCACGGTGCCGTTGCCCACCAGCACGCCGCCCTGATGATTGATGCCCGCCGCATCACCCAAAAAAAGCGAGCGCGTATCGATGACTTCAAATCTGCCGTAGTTGTTGATCTGTCCGGTGACAAAAACGTCGGTAATGGCGCGCACGCTGGCTGTGCTGTTGATCGTCACCTCATGCAAATACGAACGATTACCGGTGCCGGGCCGTTCGAACGACACGACCTGAACATTATTACCATCGAACACGAAAGTCGTACCTTCGGGTTGAATGGCCGCCGCGCTGATTGCCTGCGTCAAATTGCCGCGCAGCACAATGGTTCCCGCTTGCAACACGTTCAAACCTTCGAACGTGGCATTGCCGCTCACGATTAAGCGGTCGGAAGCATTGTTCATGATCAAATGCTTTTCAGCGCTGAAGGCGCTGGTTTTGAAATTGCCGCCGATCTCCAGCGTGTGCCCGTTGAGCGTTAAAGATTGTTTCGGCAAAATCGTCAAGCTTGCCGCGGGATTAGGCAGCGCCAGATCTTCGTTCATCACCAGCGTGCCGGCAATGTTGGTGTTGTGAACGGCATACGTTCCGTTTTCGATCTTCGGCAAAGCGCTGGTAAAATTGGCGGCGAAGCCGGCGGCTTGACTGAGCGCGGTTCCCGCTTGCAACTTGAGCTGGCCGGTGATGAAGATATCCGATGCGAAGCTCACGCCGGCGGGATTGCGCAGCGTCATGTCTTTGACGAAAGAACGATTGCCCGTTCCAGGTTTCTCGAAGGCAACGGTTTGCAGCGAGCTGCCGGCCAGGATGAAATGCGTGCCGCTCGGCTGCAAGGATTTGCCGCTGATTTTTTGCACAAGATCGCCTTTGACAATGATCGCGCCGGCAGCCAGCTCACTTTGACCTTGAAATTCCGCAGTGCCGTTGATCTCCAGCGTATCCGCCGAGTGCGTCATGAACAAGTGCTTGTACTCTTCAAAAACATTAACGGTGAAATTGCCGCCGACGCGCAGCGTATGCCCGCTGAGCGTGAGCGAGTGGCGTGGCAACACCGTAAGATTATTGTCCGCGTTGGGCAATGTGAGATTCGACTCAAGGGCGAGGGCGCCGGCAACATAACTGTTCGTGATCTCATAGTTGCCGCTTACAATCGCCGGCAGCGCATTGGTGAAGTACGTGCCTTGCGCCGGCGCTTGCGCTACGTTTCCGCCATCAAGCGTCATGCGCCCGGTGATGTAAACGTCGCTTGCGAAATTCACGCCCGCGGAATTTTTCACCACCACATCCTGCAAGAATGAACGATTCACCAAACCCGGGCGCTCGAAGCTCACGGTTTGCGGCTCTACGCCATCGAGCACGAACACGGTTCCCTCAGGTTGCAACGCCGCGCTGCTGACTTTCTGAATCACATCGCCGCGCACGAGAATCGCGCCGGCTGCCAAGGTGCTGAACCCTTCGAAAATGGCATCCCCGGCGATCTCCAACACGTCCGCCGGATTCGCCATGATCAAATGCTTTTGACTGCTATACGCCTTGACCGTGAACGTTCCGCCGACGTGCAGACGATGGCCGTTGAGCGTCAACGCCTGGCGGGCAAGAATCGTCAGATCGTTTTCGGCTTGCGCCAGCTCGCGGTCGCCGTTCATCACGATCGGCGCGGCGATATACGATTTGCGCACGCGATACTCGCCATTGGCGGTGAGCGGAAGCTGCTCATGAAAATACGTGCCGAACGAGTCTTGCTGCACCAACTGCCCGCCATTTTCCAATTGCAGCAAGCCGGTCACGTGTACATCACTCAAAAACGAAACGCCGGCGGCATTGCGCACGATCACGTTTCTAAGAAACGATTGATTGTTCGTGCCCGGGCGTTGAAAACTCACGGTCTGCGGCGCAGCGCCGTTGAAAACGAACACCGTCCCGCCCGGTTGCAGCGCCGTGTTCACGGCCGCTTGCACCAAATTGCCGTGCAGCACGATTTCTCCGGCTTCGAGTTTGGTGCGCGCGGCGAAAGTCGCATTGCCTTTGATGATAATCTGATCGTTGGCATTCGTCATGATCAAATGATCACTCACGATGCCGCTGGTTCCGACTTTGAAATCGCCTTCAACCGTCAAGGTCTGCCCATTGATCGTCAAGCTCGCGC containing:
- a CDS encoding T9SS type A sorting domain-containing protein — its product is MAYSRTSGLVKANSLIIKYQKGARSMERKWVQLKYVICGVLLLLTTVASAQETKTWSGAVSSNWSEASNWLPAGQPHALSPVIIKKPANGILPILTENSFAQSLTIELGASLTINGQTLTVEGDFKVGTSGIVSDHLIMTNANDQIIIKGNATFAARTKLEAGEIVLHGNLVQAAVNTALQPGGTVFVFNGAAPQTVSFQRPGTNNQSFLRNVIVRNAAGVSFLSDVHVTGLLQLENGGQLVQQDSFGTYFHEQLPLTANGEYRVRKSYIAAPIVMNGDRELAQAENDLTILARQALTLNGHRLHVGGTFTVKAYSSQKHLIMANPADVLEIAGDAIFEGFSTLAAGAILVRGDVIQKVSSAALQPEGTVFVLDGVEPQTVSFERPGLVNRSFLQDVVVKNSAGVNFASDVYITGRMTLDGGNVAQAPAQGTYFTNALPAIVSGNYEITNSYVAGALALESNLTLPNADNNLTVLPRHSLTLSGHTLRVGGNFTVNVFEEYKHLFMTHSADTLEINGTAEFQGQSELAAGAIIVKGDLVQKISGKSLQPSGTHFILAGSSLQTVAFEKPGTGNRSFVKDMTLRNPAGVSFASDIFITGQLKLQAGTALSQAAGFAANFTSALPKIENGTYAVHNTNIAGTLVMNEDLALPNPAASLTILPKQSLTLNGHTLEIGGNFKTSAFSAEKHLIMNNASDRLIVSGNATFEGLNVLQAGTIVLRGNLTQAISAAAIQPEGTTFVFDGNNVQVVSFERPGTGNRSYLHEVTINSTASVRAITDVFVTGQINNYGRFEVIDTRSLFLGDAAGINHQGGVLVGNGTVNTPTMSFTNEGIVRPGALFGIMRIAGPYRQLPAGKLTITIGGLQAGTQYSRLVVSGDATLDGDLELELMNGFTPSVGDSFRVMEFGAATGQFRQIISKLPKNVEFQVRYKATGVDVVTVAAANRAPLAQNDSVATRMNHPVTIVVLQNDLDDNEDALQVTALDLTNTIGKVEIAGDSSVTYIPQENFYGEDAFGYTVDDGRGGISSARVYVTIARLNRQPVVVTSIPEVAVNENSSANVLFNKLSAVFSDPDGDALTLSAAADAALTVWIAGDSLLGTPQPNFSGQVQVTVSARDDSNAVAATSFTVNVIGANKPPTTFSLLQPQDGAIVDPRAVMIFRWQEAQDANGDSLSYSVRIFSANADTAVRNIKTTELYFDGKGFLQGATTYQWVVSVSDAEFSTASADTFSFSTIAVTSVESRQGQMPEVFALEQNYPNPFNPSTTISFALPKASDVSLSIFNSNGQLVKQLVSSEMPAGRHHVTWDATNAHGERVASGMYLYVIKAGNPAAGAKQGFTAHRKLVLMK